A genomic segment from Luteolibacter ambystomatis encodes:
- a CDS encoding Pr6Pr family membrane protein: MSSDIIPPTPARRAFMLVSGLTGLTGLLLQAHVTSHLASSRGWTIGGAIVKYLSYFTITTNILLALGFLAGSLAPRSRAGAFANRPSTATALLVYIAIVGIVYVLVLAGLWKPQGLQWWADVLLHYATPVLCTLHWIAFVPKIRLPWTAPVKWLCYPALYLLWAMIYGSHSGHYPYPFIDLDRLGSGWVLANGLGMTAAFLTTGLLLTAISRKLARER; this comes from the coding sequence ATGTCCTCCGATATCATCCCGCCCACTCCCGCCCGCCGTGCTTTCATGCTCGTCTCCGGGCTCACCGGTTTGACAGGCCTGCTGCTCCAGGCGCACGTCACCTCCCACCTCGCCTCTTCGCGTGGCTGGACCATCGGCGGCGCGATCGTGAAGTATCTCAGCTACTTCACCATCACCACGAACATACTGCTCGCCCTCGGCTTCCTTGCCGGTTCGCTGGCTCCGCGCAGCCGTGCCGGGGCCTTCGCCAACCGCCCGTCCACCGCCACCGCTCTTCTCGTCTACATTGCCATTGTCGGCATCGTCTATGTCCTCGTGCTCGCCGGACTGTGGAAACCGCAGGGCCTGCAATGGTGGGCGGACGTCCTGCTCCACTACGCCACCCCTGTCCTCTGCACCTTGCACTGGATCGCCTTCGTCCCGAAGATCCGCCTGCCCTGGACCGCCCCGGTCAAATGGCTCTGCTACCCCGCGCTCTACCTCCTGTGGGCGATGATCTACGGCAGCCATAGTGGCCACTACCCGTATCCCTTCATCGACCTGGACCGCCTCGGTTCCGGTTGGGTGCTCGCCAACGGTCTCGGCATGACCGCCGCCTTCCTCACCACCGGCCTCCTCCTCACCGCCATCAGCCGGAAACTCGCGCGCGAAAGGTAG
- a CDS encoding SMP-30/gluconolactonase/LRE family protein, translated as MMTSPRFLSRCLALAGLAACVPALLRADEEKLIEVAAFGDHQPIGMAVSGDPNRVFVSFPHRQPFANALLEITDGRQVPFPNAEWNALNPTDETKQFINAQDLFADDRHNLWLLDSSPSGGASILGKDGTTARAAGRFKVVKIDLNRNEVADIYPFNDLPKEQSALNDLCIDHTHHLAYLSDPGLKAIVVLDLATKKSRVVLRNDPAMLAAPGFKLKIEDKYVEDASGRPFISNVNGIALTHDDRWFYFRAINQTWLRRIETRWLADASLGDAELSTKIEKVAETGVCHGMVADKKGNIYLTDSQAKAIRYVTPEGKVGTLVQDERLIWPDSLGIGSDGYLYLTASQINRGSNYNGGKPAYSLPFRAYKVKLP; from the coding sequence ATGATGACATCGCCGCGTTTCCTCTCCCGGTGCCTCGCCCTCGCAGGTCTCGCCGCCTGCGTGCCGGCACTTCTCCGCGCGGACGAGGAAAAGCTCATCGAAGTCGCCGCCTTCGGTGATCACCAGCCCATCGGCATGGCTGTCTCCGGTGATCCGAACCGCGTCTTCGTCTCCTTCCCCCACCGCCAGCCCTTCGCCAACGCCCTGTTGGAAATCACGGACGGCAGGCAGGTCCCGTTCCCGAACGCGGAATGGAACGCCCTCAATCCTACCGACGAAACCAAACAGTTCATCAACGCACAGGATCTCTTCGCAGATGACCGGCACAACCTCTGGCTGCTTGATTCCTCGCCCTCCGGCGGTGCCTCCATCCTCGGCAAGGACGGCACCACCGCCCGCGCCGCCGGACGCTTCAAGGTCGTGAAGATCGATCTCAACCGCAACGAGGTCGCGGACATCTATCCCTTCAATGATCTGCCGAAGGAACAAAGCGCGCTCAATGATCTCTGCATCGATCACACCCACCACCTCGCCTACCTCTCCGATCCCGGCCTCAAGGCCATCGTCGTGCTCGATCTCGCCACGAAGAAATCCCGCGTGGTCCTGCGCAATGATCCCGCCATGCTCGCCGCGCCCGGCTTCAAGCTGAAGATCGAGGACAAATATGTGGAGGACGCCTCCGGCCGCCCCTTCATCTCGAACGTCAACGGCATCGCCCTCACCCATGACGACCGCTGGTTCTACTTCCGAGCGATCAACCAGACCTGGCTCCGCCGCATCGAAACCCGCTGGCTTGCGGATGCCTCGCTGGGCGATGCGGAACTTTCCACGAAGATTGAAAAGGTCGCGGAAACCGGAGTCTGCCACGGCATGGTAGCGGACAAGAAGGGCAACATCTACCTCACCGACTCGCAGGCAAAGGCAATCCGCTACGTCACCCCCGAAGGAAAGGTCGGGACACTGGTGCAGGACGAGCGCCTCATCTGGCCGGATTCCCTCGGCATCGGCTCGGACGGCTACCTGTATCTGACCGCCTCCCAGATCAACCGCGGCAGCAACTACAATGGTGGCAAGCCCGCCTACTCCCTGCCCTTCCGCGCCTACAAGGTAAAGCTGCCTTGA
- a CDS encoding beta strand repeat-containing protein, whose amino-acid sequence MKPFSLFTSLILLSLSAHADVWIGGTASWNTDANWQDGTKPTSGDGVIFNSSSTANLSTTLDAAFSITGLTLASPTGAVTIANGTSGSLTIGSGGIDMSAATQNLTFSFTANSLVALGANQTWNVASGRSLTFVSSNTTIRNFDLGSRTITKSGTGNLVLGQGVNLTNGVFDLQAGNTTVQAGSSTNTTSAASVSYKVGSSATLTLTNNTGTLTFASPIEINGGNVAISGGASHSFSGAASGTGGTITASLSSTGTVLKTFSGSFTGSGTYNLRNEMTSSTTHAIVLSGNNSGFTGTFNINGTTGSRIVRLTAANSGSAGAAWSVSANNSLQINGVAVNLGSLSGAGGVTSSSGTSSITVGALNASTTYSGIISGATNVTKTGSGTWTVSGVNSYTGTTTISGGKMEVTGSLATGSAVSVGSSGTLAGTGTIGGDTSVSGTLAPGVATGTLAFTNSLALLSTAQLNWDLNPANTAIGGGVNDLATIGGSLTLDGVLNLSGGTFTGLAEGTTWRLFNYSGALTDNGLNIGTMPTLDAGQSWLIDTATTGQVNLTIIPEPASSAFLLLGGTLLLRRKRA is encoded by the coding sequence ATGAAACCCTTCTCCCTCTTCACCTCCCTCATCCTCCTGAGCCTCTCCGCCCACGCGGATGTCTGGATCGGCGGCACAGCCAGTTGGAACACCGATGCGAACTGGCAGGACGGTACCAAACCCACCTCGGGAGACGGAGTCATCTTCAACTCCAGCTCCACCGCGAATCTCTCCACCACCCTCGATGCCGCCTTCAGCATCACCGGCCTCACCCTCGCCAGCCCCACCGGCGCCGTCACCATCGCCAATGGCACCAGCGGCTCGCTGACCATCGGCTCCGGCGGCATCGACATGAGCGCAGCCACCCAGAACCTCACCTTCAGTTTCACCGCCAACAGCCTCGTCGCGCTCGGTGCCAACCAGACTTGGAACGTCGCCTCCGGACGCTCGCTCACCTTCGTCAGCAGCAATACCACCATCCGGAACTTCGACCTCGGCTCCCGCACCATCACCAAGTCCGGCACCGGCAATCTCGTCCTCGGCCAGGGGGTCAACCTCACCAATGGCGTCTTCGACCTCCAGGCCGGAAACACCACCGTCCAGGCCGGCAGCAGCACCAACACCACCTCCGCCGCCAGCGTGTCCTACAAGGTCGGCTCCTCCGCCACCCTCACGCTCACGAACAACACCGGCACCCTCACCTTCGCCAGCCCCATCGAGATCAATGGTGGAAACGTCGCCATCAGCGGCGGTGCCAGCCACAGCTTCTCCGGAGCCGCCTCCGGCACCGGCGGCACCATCACCGCCTCCCTCAGCTCCACCGGCACCGTTCTCAAAACCTTCTCCGGCAGCTTCACCGGCAGTGGCACCTACAATCTCCGGAATGAAATGACGAGCAGCACCACGCACGCCATCGTCCTCTCCGGAAACAACAGCGGCTTCACCGGCACCTTCAACATCAATGGCACCACCGGCAGCCGCATCGTCCGCCTCACCGCCGCCAATTCCGGCAGCGCCGGAGCCGCCTGGTCCGTCTCCGCAAACAACAGCCTCCAGATCAACGGCGTCGCCGTGAATCTCGGCAGCCTCTCCGGTGCGGGTGGAGTCACCTCCTCCAGCGGCACCAGCAGCATCACCGTCGGCGCGCTCAATGCCAGCACCACCTACTCCGGCATCATCAGCGGCGCCACCAATGTCACCAAGACCGGAAGCGGCACGTGGACCGTCAGCGGCGTGAACAGCTACACCGGCACCACCACGATCAGCGGTGGCAAGATGGAAGTGACCGGCTCGCTCGCCACCGGCTCCGCCGTCAGCGTCGGCTCCTCCGGCACCCTCGCCGGCACCGGCACCATCGGCGGAGACACCTCCGTCTCCGGCACCCTCGCTCCCGGCGTGGCCACAGGTACACTTGCCTTCACCAACTCCCTCGCGCTGCTCTCCACCGCCCAGCTCAACTGGGATCTCAATCCCGCCAACACCGCCATCGGCGGCGGCGTCAACGACCTCGCCACCATCGGCGGCTCGCTCACCCTGGATGGCGTCCTCAATCTCAGCGGCGGCACCTTCACCGGTCTCGCCGAGGGCACCACCTGGCGACTCTTCAACTACTCCGGCGCGCTCACCGACAACGGTCTCAACATCGGCACGATGCCCACCCTCGATGCCGGACAAAGCTGGCTCATCGACACCGCCACCACCGGCCAGGTCAATCTCACCATCATCCCCGAGCCCGCCTCCTCCGCGTTCCTGCTGCTGGGCGGCACCCTACTCCTCCGCCGCAAGCGGGCGTGA
- a CDS encoding beta strand repeat-containing protein yields MHTQTYPLIVSGALFFAALPASADTWTGTTSTAWNVDTNWQDGTQPASGEAIVFDSSSTANLATTLGAAFSVSGISVVSPTATVSIANGTGGSLTLGAGGIDLSAATQNLTFTSTPTPGADQTWNVATGRALTFTLPTNTTFNLGGKNILKSGTGTLASAGANLSNGTLEIAAGSFTLNGNSSVAAGIQATATLQLDTGATFATSRNSGNITVAGNVKFNGGTWTMDGGAVGSFSGPIDVSANGGTVRYLTTSTGGITQILSGAVTGSGIFHLQNHATSHANNRYDLTGNNTAFTGTFAIDGTSGNRSVRIAAANAGGAAATWTIGAANTLQVSNVATTLGNVNVTLGGKLEYLTGGTITVPSGKSVVVDAVAPSTATTTLNSAATVNHSGTFTAGRASVVNLNTGTAWTQSGAFSLVGNGGYGATVTLNTGATFSYTGASPILLNPGASSNATLTLAGGTFTTGAPFQTTTSSTTPGTNNGILILQGGGTLKLSADLADIIAAPTGTAVKNLVQLGTGGGIIDTNSHTAILGQAITGAGGLTKAGNGTLALTGTNTYTGDTTVTGGTLSLGTATLADASKVKITTGATLALDHGTTDTVDQLFIDGVQQLSGTWGAPGSGAAHTSAVFSGTGFLSVTTAPVPYEGWTITKGLTTGTNAAKSDNPDNDGFNNLGEFAFDGNPLSGATDGRIALRNTPDGPTITFPVRKNAGAFVGDSDGLLSPLVDGVRYRVQASTDLMNWNTLVFETAPDTTGLPALSDAAGWEYRTFQIAPGNPKAFLRVKITDTP; encoded by the coding sequence ATGCATACCCAAACCTATCCCCTCATCGTCAGCGGCGCGCTCTTCTTCGCCGCCCTCCCCGCCTCCGCGGACACGTGGACCGGCACCACCTCCACTGCTTGGAACGTCGACACCAACTGGCAGGACGGCACCCAGCCCGCCTCCGGCGAGGCCATCGTGTTCGACTCGAGCTCGACGGCGAACCTCGCCACCACGCTCGGCGCGGCCTTCAGCGTCTCCGGCATCAGCGTCGTCAGTCCCACCGCCACGGTCAGCATCGCCAACGGTACCGGCGGCTCGCTCACCCTCGGTGCGGGCGGCATCGATCTGAGCGCCGCCACGCAGAATCTCACCTTCACCAGCACGCCCACCCCCGGGGCGGACCAGACGTGGAACGTGGCCACCGGCCGCGCGCTCACCTTCACCCTGCCTACCAACACCACCTTCAATCTCGGCGGGAAAAACATCCTCAAGTCCGGCACCGGCACGCTCGCCTCCGCCGGAGCAAACCTCTCGAACGGCACGCTGGAGATCGCCGCGGGCAGTTTCACCCTGAATGGCAACTCCAGCGTCGCCGCCGGCATCCAGGCCACCGCCACCCTCCAGCTCGATACCGGAGCCACCTTCGCCACCTCCCGCAACAGCGGCAACATCACCGTGGCCGGCAATGTGAAGTTCAATGGCGGCACCTGGACCATGGATGGCGGTGCGGTCGGCAGCTTCAGCGGTCCCATCGATGTCTCCGCAAATGGCGGCACCGTCCGCTACCTCACCACCTCCACCGGCGGCATCACCCAGATCCTCTCCGGCGCGGTCACCGGCAGCGGCATCTTCCACCTCCAGAACCACGCCACCAGCCACGCCAACAACCGCTACGACCTCACCGGGAACAACACCGCCTTCACCGGCACCTTCGCCATTGATGGCACCTCCGGAAACCGCAGCGTCCGTATCGCCGCGGCCAATGCCGGTGGTGCCGCCGCCACCTGGACCATCGGCGCGGCCAATACCCTCCAGGTCTCGAATGTCGCCACCACCCTCGGCAACGTGAATGTCACCCTCGGCGGCAAGCTGGAGTACCTCACCGGCGGCACCATCACCGTTCCCTCGGGCAAATCCGTGGTCGTGGATGCGGTGGCCCCATCCACCGCCACCACCACGCTCAACTCCGCCGCCACCGTCAATCACTCCGGCACCTTCACCGCCGGGCGGGCCTCCGTGGTGAACCTCAATACCGGCACCGCCTGGACCCAATCCGGGGCCTTCTCCCTCGTGGGCAATGGCGGCTACGGAGCAACCGTCACTCTCAATACGGGAGCCACCTTCTCCTACACCGGTGCGAGCCCCATCCTGCTCAATCCCGGTGCCAGCAGCAATGCCACCCTCACTCTCGCGGGCGGCACCTTCACCACCGGAGCCCCCTTCCAGACCACCACCTCCTCCACCACCCCGGGCACGAACAACGGCATCCTCATCCTCCAGGGTGGCGGCACGCTGAAGCTCTCCGCGGACCTCGCCGACATCATCGCCGCGCCCACCGGCACCGCCGTGAAGAACCTCGTCCAGCTCGGCACCGGCGGCGGCATCATCGATACCAACTCCCACACCGCCATCCTCGGCCAGGCCATCACCGGCGCGGGCGGCCTCACCAAGGCCGGCAATGGCACCCTCGCCCTCACCGGCACGAACACCTACACCGGGGACACCACCGTGACCGGCGGCACCCTTTCACTCGGCACCGCCACCCTCGCGGATGCCTCGAAGGTGAAAATCACCACCGGCGCCACCCTCGCGCTTGATCATGGTACGACAGACACCGTAGACCAGCTCTTCATCGATGGCGTCCAACAGCTCTCCGGCACCTGGGGAGCGCCCGGCTCCGGAGCCGCGCACACTTCCGCCGTTTTCAGCGGCACCGGCTTCCTCAGCGTCACCACCGCCCCCGTCCCCTACGAGGGTTGGACCATCACCAAGGGCCTCACCACCGGCACCAATGCCGCCAAGTCCGACAACCCGGACAACGACGGCTTCAACAATCTCGGGGAATTCGCCTTCGACGGCAACCCGCTCTCCGGCGCCACCGATGGCAGGATCGCCCTCCGCAACACTCCCGACGGTCCCACCATCACCTTTCCCGTCCGCAAGAACGCCGGGGCCTTTGTCGGCGACTCCGATGGCCTCCTTTCCCCGCTTGTCGATGGCGTCCGCTACCGCGTCCAGGCCAGCACCGATCTCATGAACTGGAACACCCTCGTCTTTGAGACCGCTCCGGACACCACCGGCCTGCCCGCTCTCTCCGATGCGGCCGGATGGGAATACCGCACCTTCCAGATCGCCCCCGGCAATCCAAAGGCCTTCCTCCGCGTCAAGATCACGGACACCCCCTGA
- a CDS encoding substrate-binding domain-containing protein translates to MARNRPTILYGTYTYDERVHRGILRFGRQHGWKVRLLLPHSWQHAEMLVADGIISMVEPEDDAGSGMTEHLMARGLPMVDLSLNHPEVRALRLLPDARGGGRMAAEYLAGFRFERWLHVCWGRTWHDELRIAGFREGAESAGMPWELLEIRDHKDDRMAVIRRRLLELPKPLGVFCSFDHYSEQVLEVCLEAGLAVPQDVAILGCYNHEVHSVFSEIPLSSIDMGLEDRGYQAASLLQGLLDGGPVPDEPLYSPAKGVIERASTNLESSRDPVVAQALYFIESRMHQPLGVEEVAAAVGVSRASLQRRFEKACGRGVGKEILRIKMDRAAKLLREEDDSAAMVAGRVGFPDALHFYRVFKKYTGLTTKEYRARHRVIGQ, encoded by the coding sequence ATGGCTAGAAACCGGCCGACGATTCTCTATGGCACGTACACGTATGATGAGCGGGTCCACCGCGGCATCCTGCGGTTCGGGCGGCAGCACGGATGGAAGGTGCGGCTGCTGCTGCCGCACTCGTGGCAGCATGCGGAAATGCTGGTGGCGGACGGCATCATCTCCATGGTGGAGCCGGAGGACGACGCGGGCAGCGGCATGACCGAGCACCTGATGGCACGGGGGCTGCCGATGGTGGATCTGAGTCTGAACCACCCGGAGGTGCGGGCGCTGCGGCTGCTGCCGGATGCGCGCGGCGGCGGGCGGATGGCAGCAGAGTATCTGGCGGGTTTCCGGTTCGAGCGATGGCTGCACGTGTGCTGGGGCCGGACATGGCACGATGAACTGCGGATCGCGGGCTTTCGCGAGGGTGCGGAATCCGCGGGGATGCCATGGGAACTGTTGGAAATCCGGGACCACAAGGACGACCGGATGGCCGTGATCCGGCGGCGGCTGTTGGAACTGCCGAAGCCGCTGGGGGTGTTCTGCTCCTTCGACCACTACTCGGAGCAGGTGCTGGAAGTGTGCCTGGAGGCAGGACTGGCGGTGCCGCAGGACGTGGCGATCCTGGGTTGCTACAACCACGAGGTACACTCGGTGTTTTCCGAGATCCCGCTATCGAGCATCGATATGGGGCTGGAGGACCGCGGCTATCAGGCGGCGTCGTTGTTGCAGGGGCTGCTGGATGGCGGGCCGGTGCCGGATGAGCCACTGTATTCCCCGGCGAAGGGGGTGATCGAGCGTGCGAGCACGAATTTGGAATCCTCCCGCGATCCGGTGGTGGCGCAGGCGCTGTATTTCATCGAGAGCCGGATGCATCAGCCGCTGGGGGTGGAGGAAGTGGCCGCGGCGGTGGGGGTCTCACGGGCTTCGCTGCAGCGTCGGTTTGAGAAGGCGTGCGGCCGTGGCGTGGGGAAGGAGATCCTGCGGATCAAGATGGACCGCGCGGCGAAGCTGCTGCGGGAGGAGGACGACAGCGCCGCGATGGTGGCCGGTCGGGTGGGATTCCCGGACGCGCTGCATTTCTACCGGGTGTTCAAGAAATACACCGGGCTGACGACGAAGGAATACCGGGCAAGGCATAGGGTGATCGGCCAGTGA
- the dnaG gene encoding DNA primase, translating to MTKIPPSGLDVRPPPVILASPPAVSQIPQETIQQVLNSTDIVDLINSYVPLRRAGTNFVGLCPFHNEKSPSFNVRPSTQSFYCFGCQKGGDAIAFIREFQNLPFTDAVRTLATRAGIPVIEVESDPHADQARRMRGRLLDVMRETTAYLHELLLTSPDAQHARDYLKSRGFGRDMAERWAIGWMPDNLRWFLDWARDRKFTGRELVGSGMAYLKEENDPRSGIRVRFRNRLMFPIRNEVGDVIGFSGRQLIEDKNSGKYVNSPETQLFKKSNVLFALDRAKKPILNEKAALLCEGQIDVISCHEHGIEQAIAAQGTAVTSQHARLLKRYTKAVVLCFDADNAGFNAAAKSFRELIIEGINVRVVELPKGDDPDSFLKAHGADAFRELIANARPFFDFKIDRATASGAMANAEQRAIIARECAELLAVMSDTAAREIQMNHLASRLQMGISSIKEVTVAELKKPRRQEHPTDHAALNPAAIPTSVDRTVAALCHLALTSPEVQHLLCEQYETLHEAGEFIAGIPLLERVLAARPDTTSPAAVNSFLAHLGEEDRLALNTILHVERPHPDPVTASYETMSMLAAKVLLQRDARNKALLADPRLPMERMTALLEEGKEIKRLLDGVKGRFITEDILPPAPKKPVAKKEWKKRGN from the coding sequence ATGACCAAAATTCCCCCTTCCGGATTGGACGTCCGCCCGCCGCCGGTCATACTCGCCTCCCCGCCCGCCGTGTCGCAGATCCCACAGGAAACCATCCAACAGGTCCTCAACTCGACCGACATCGTGGACCTGATCAATTCCTACGTCCCGTTGCGGCGGGCTGGCACGAATTTCGTGGGCCTCTGCCCCTTCCACAACGAGAAGAGCCCTTCGTTCAACGTCCGGCCCTCCACCCAGTCCTTCTACTGCTTCGGCTGCCAGAAGGGCGGCGACGCCATCGCCTTCATCCGCGAGTTCCAAAACCTGCCCTTTACCGATGCCGTTCGGACGCTTGCCACCCGTGCCGGCATCCCCGTGATCGAGGTCGAGTCCGATCCACATGCGGACCAGGCACGCCGCATGCGCGGACGGCTGCTCGATGTGATGCGGGAAACCACCGCCTACCTCCATGAGCTCCTCCTCACCTCGCCGGATGCCCAGCATGCCCGCGATTACCTGAAGTCCCGTGGCTTCGGCCGGGACATGGCGGAGCGCTGGGCGATCGGCTGGATGCCGGACAACCTCCGCTGGTTCCTCGATTGGGCTCGGGACCGGAAATTCACCGGTCGCGAACTCGTCGGCTCCGGCATGGCCTATCTCAAGGAGGAGAACGATCCGCGCTCCGGCATCCGTGTCCGCTTCCGGAACCGCCTCATGTTTCCCATCCGCAATGAAGTCGGGGACGTCATCGGCTTCAGCGGACGCCAGCTCATCGAGGACAAGAACTCCGGCAAGTACGTCAACTCCCCGGAGACGCAGCTCTTCAAGAAAAGCAACGTCCTCTTCGCCCTCGATCGCGCGAAGAAGCCCATTCTCAACGAAAAGGCCGCGCTGCTCTGCGAGGGCCAGATCGATGTCATCTCCTGCCACGAACACGGCATCGAACAGGCCATCGCCGCACAGGGCACCGCCGTCACCTCCCAGCACGCACGCCTGCTCAAGCGCTATACCAAGGCCGTCGTCCTTTGCTTCGATGCGGACAACGCGGGCTTCAACGCCGCCGCGAAATCTTTCCGGGAGCTTATCATCGAGGGGATCAACGTGCGCGTCGTGGAACTGCCGAAGGGCGATGACCCGGACAGTTTCCTGAAAGCTCATGGCGCGGATGCCTTCCGCGAACTCATCGCGAACGCCCGCCCGTTCTTCGATTTCAAGATCGACCGCGCCACCGCCAGCGGCGCGATGGCGAATGCCGAGCAACGTGCCATCATCGCCCGCGAATGCGCCGAGCTCCTCGCCGTGATGAGTGATACCGCCGCGCGCGAGATCCAGATGAACCACCTCGCCTCGCGGCTCCAGATGGGCATCTCCTCCATCAAGGAAGTCACCGTGGCCGAGCTGAAAAAACCCAGGCGGCAGGAACACCCCACCGACCACGCCGCATTGAATCCCGCGGCCATCCCCACGTCCGTGGACCGCACCGTGGCCGCGCTCTGCCATCTCGCCCTCACCTCCCCGGAGGTCCAGCATCTACTATGCGAGCAGTACGAAACGCTCCATGAGGCCGGTGAATTCATCGCCGGCATCCCGCTGCTGGAGCGCGTCCTCGCCGCCCGCCCGGACACCACCTCCCCCGCCGCCGTGAATTCCTTCCTCGCCCATCTCGGTGAGGAGGACCGCCTCGCACTCAATACCATCCTCCACGTCGAACGTCCCCATCCGGACCCTGTCACCGCCAGCTACGAGACCATGTCCATGCTCGCCGCCAAGGTCCTGCTCCAGCGCGATGCCCGGAACAAGGCCCTGCTCGCCGATCCACGTCTGCCCATGGAGCGCATGACCGCCCTGCTGGAGGAAGGAAAGGAGATCAAGCGCCTGCTCGATGGAGTCAAGGGGCGCTTCATCACCGAGGACATCCTGCCGCCCGCGCCGAAGAAGCCGGTGGCGAAGAAGGAGTGGAAAAAGCGGGGGAATTAA
- a CDS encoding TPR end-of-group domain-containing protein, whose translation MEYRARIRAAVGWLELGLPDEALVELAPLPWRIQIRRPVLELRLAAEMAARAWNKASETARLLCLRFPTDPRFFLNAAFCLHETGDTLEACRWLLRGPKALFGEAVFHYNLACYLNVMGQHTRARGHLATAIHLDPGLREEAEQDEDLEGLEVEC comes from the coding sequence ATGGAGTATCGAGCGAGGATCCGCGCCGCAGTGGGCTGGCTGGAACTCGGCCTGCCCGACGAGGCGCTCGTCGAGCTCGCGCCGCTGCCGTGGCGCATCCAGATCCGGCGTCCGGTGCTGGAGTTGAGGCTGGCGGCGGAAATGGCGGCACGGGCGTGGAACAAGGCTTCCGAGACGGCGCGGCTGCTGTGCCTGCGTTTCCCAACGGATCCGCGGTTTTTCCTGAATGCGGCGTTCTGCCTGCATGAGACGGGGGACACGCTGGAGGCCTGCCGGTGGCTGCTGCGGGGGCCGAAGGCGCTCTTCGGCGAGGCGGTTTTCCACTACAATCTGGCGTGCTACTTGAACGTGATGGGCCAGCACACCCGGGCCCGCGGCCATCTGGCTACGGCCATCCACCTGGATCCCGGCCTGCGCGAGGAAGCGGAGCAGGATGAGGATTTGGAAGGCTTGGAAGTGGAGTGCTAG
- a CDS encoding serine hydrolase domain-containing protein, whose amino-acid sequence MSVSPAQLGQVLSAFERNFRERNELGASVSVWWQGEEIFSAAQGHMDRTKSREWAESTLVPVYSATKGPASATLLMALEAKGMGPETLVREVWPAFPVAEATFAHLLSHQCGLAALDRRASVWDHTEVVAAVEVQEPAWRPGGGQGYHPRTFGALVEEPVRRLTGRTLGVHFREVLGEPLGLEFWIGLPESEHHRVATLYPGKADKSDLEEGFYSEFHKEGSLVRRAFSSPRGLHSVQEMNDPKAWSAGFPAMGGIGTAQALAKFYQAAIGAIESPLSPSVRAALAETRIQGDDRILMRETVFTCGCQKDPLDEAGNKKRRLYGTSAGAFGHPGAGGSHAFGDPETGLSFAYVMNQMELSVFPGPKSTEMIEGLFGE is encoded by the coding sequence GTGTCCGTTTCTCCCGCCCAACTCGGTCAGGTGCTGTCCGCCTTTGAACGTAATTTCCGCGAACGCAACGAGCTGGGGGCCTCCGTCTCGGTGTGGTGGCAGGGGGAGGAGATTTTCTCGGCGGCGCAGGGCCACATGGACCGGACGAAATCGCGCGAGTGGGCGGAATCGACACTGGTACCGGTGTATTCCGCCACGAAGGGACCGGCGTCCGCGACGCTGCTGATGGCACTGGAGGCAAAGGGAATGGGGCCGGAAACCCTGGTGCGCGAGGTGTGGCCGGCGTTTCCGGTGGCGGAAGCGACCTTCGCCCACCTGCTGTCCCACCAGTGCGGACTGGCGGCGCTGGACCGGCGCGCGAGCGTGTGGGACCACACGGAGGTGGTGGCGGCGGTCGAGGTACAGGAACCGGCGTGGCGGCCGGGCGGCGGGCAGGGCTATCATCCGCGGACCTTCGGTGCGCTGGTGGAGGAACCGGTGCGGCGGTTGACCGGGCGGACGCTGGGGGTGCATTTCCGCGAGGTGCTTGGAGAGCCGCTGGGGCTGGAATTCTGGATCGGCCTGCCGGAAAGCGAGCATCATCGGGTGGCCACGCTGTATCCGGGGAAGGCGGACAAGTCGGATCTGGAGGAGGGTTTTTACAGCGAATTCCACAAGGAGGGATCGCTGGTGCGGCGGGCGTTTTCCTCGCCGCGCGGGCTGCATTCCGTGCAGGAGATGAACGATCCGAAGGCGTGGTCGGCGGGATTTCCGGCGATGGGCGGGATCGGCACTGCGCAGGCGCTGGCGAAGTTTTACCAAGCGGCGATTGGAGCGATTGAAAGCCCGCTTTCACCGTCCGTGCGCGCGGCGTTGGCGGAGACGCGGATTCAGGGAGACGATCGCATCCTGATGCGCGAAACGGTGTTCACCTGCGGCTGCCAGAAAGATCCGCTGGATGAGGCGGGGAACAAGAAGCGGCGGCTCTATGGGACGTCCGCAGGGGCGTTTGGGCACCCGGGAGCGGGTGGCAGCCATGCCTTCGGCGATCCGGAGACGGGGCTGTCGTTCGCGTATGTGATGAACCAGATGGAGCTGAGCGTCTTCCCGGGACCGAAGAGCACGGAGATGATCGAGGGGTTGTTCGGGGAGTGA